A region from the Acyrthosiphon pisum isolate AL4f chromosome A1, pea_aphid_22Mar2018_4r6ur, whole genome shotgun sequence genome encodes:
- the LOC100162634 gene encoding golgin subfamily A member 4 isoform X9, translated as MSAREPYGPGSSLGATGTRSPRGTRRIATELPTVDRSPSRTYPTGAGGGGGGGQRNSPVGRRTVRPGAGSPDHHGGGGIGGGGGGAYQTGIGGGGLGIGGGGGGVSSSYYRDDDLNSPVLLDDRGRAMGPAGGASHRSRSASRPVDRMGVMPPSRYQSLDRNTGGGGILSDSGGQYGHDRDYRSFDRDRGYGGGFSSLDDDPYGAVSSRARQSPGSGIGGGGVGGGHFMSNARDTGHFLGELQHQNTDLHRELSNLKKELELTNQKLGSSMHSIKTFWSPELKKERALRKEESAKYSLINDQLKLLHSENQKQSMLVRQLEEELRMRMRGPNMELTQQVELLLNENDHLTREVAILRETIKELELRIETQKQTLQSRDDSIKKLLDMLQNKGVAGKEEERQLFQQMQLMAQKQLEEFRSEIQRRDQEIVAMSAKMKTLEEQHTDYQRHIGVLKESLSAKEEHYTMLQADVEELRSRLEEKNRIIEKKTQTALQATQEKNRVTNEINELKDHVDIKDRKINVLQRKIENLEDLLKEKDNQVEMARTRLASLQAHQCSSEGAVTSLEEAIGDKEKQMNQLREQRDRAEQDRQEERDLHERDIADFKLKLHALESEVEKIHTRLNRANSEKNRLEERLEQSQSELGKSKAELEKASSEVNRSGADWEYTRQKFARLELENAQLRQDLELSQTTFGRSTLTKSQEMDRVQDRADKALADLRAAQADLRITRADNDKLLGEIKALQEKHEVSQGEIYRLVTKLEKSQGDINNVKDEYERNQSSVTRILAEREKALVELEKTKEELERSQSTLGKAQLQQEKLQMMLDDAQRETDRVQDTLNKTTSELRKWHIEKEQNTFELTNVQTQLDKALGQAARLQKDKEAIQIEFENLKAKYEISQSMVARLQKEKNQLLDDSEKNKNDADLFHSQIMKYQREKEKIQAELDLTEERFEKAQSMFKKTQLEKEDAINEVDLQKEKIEKCQKAMYEAVQDKNAAKDELDRVMEKYDRLQNELYQVKKSLETVENERDDVKLEMEKLQLHAMKARDDQRKSKSEIQELQESYDRLIIQLERTKDVEDKFKDEKDHLMDNLDMMKERCDKLQMDVRRLSAERDKLQTEAMNNAYEMERAHSQVSKTQVLLEDQQKDVNKLSIELEKISEKYNKLMIEYKKSQSDIELYKTQASTFRDEAERYSVRQQERMKEELEVFRTKYTQEMEKSEKLQSTCKKLEDKMHDINMELEKSKSEYAKFKKENEKLILDHEKLQMKCDKLVTDNDKLRIEIATVGEQNSFDLERTKDRYAKTKQSQEKTEMELYRTQMDVDKLKKENEKLKTDLVRVEAELLQFKPERDYDRFMRDKPVLGRSQSTCKDFGDFDRTMSEDRLRDRLEQSQAKCHRISEEKLKLETELHQVKRALEQQQMSLSNSEHHVKENIVKVQQDLNQALREKEILKEKLEIKEKQLQEWKSRLDSSSIILTEREELLKQMKNSERRLEESQKQLSKLDVDLKKVTSERDELINMLKKSQSVLLQCQDKLQTSERSLEIEKDEVKRLKAELRNLDTSAKQNNEQDSSRLRDLIRTKDKELDTCRQNLAVKEQETKTLQQAIQQMQVALRERDQGVDSERTNLQKSMDAQRIMTEELQKKLQSAQQQINSKEASIVELKKQLQALQTENKRKMDEYTSKVATLEKQLQISATSNDNALKEDVRKLLDELDHTQSELKNLALEKDKVSHQNQQIRNELEKKQLELQEAQKKAHVIASKSNEETNSLKAQLEEQKRQLEAQRRQLEELRKSVDGRSRQLEEKEKHVAELDAKLKKRKENLDLLESQINKGKSQAGDSDVIKRLQSQIESLQKELEKSKDEASRSQTDMERLLQVVQMGQEEQNAKEKQIRELQEALKNAQPKMRVPHPSSQQQQQQSHPSRQPKKDDENIDLPEDVGTLIGNVEHVKCELERKFTEELEDLLDVIQLKNDHIEELQEALKESVTIISEREDDLFQEQIKRKDIQDQVCGLEERLSLAENQCKNCRGLYKRLEALEEQLFSLQSERRKKLQELSQLRQEALESAISEKDAHLALLEFNGIRRYTVKQTDVIDQLKVDRARLIKRLHEETETAIELLQEAANSKNNNY; from the exons ATGTCGGCCAGGGAACCGTACGGGCCAGGATCGTCGTTAGGCGCCACAGGCACGCGTTCACCGCGCGGCACCCGGCGCATAGCCACTGAACTTCCAACGGTCGACCGGTCGCCGTCCAGGACGTACCCTACAGGAGCAGGCGGAGGCGGAGGCGGCGGCCAGCGGAACAGCCCGGTGGGCCGTAGAACGGTCAGACCGGGCGCCGGGTCGCCCGACCACCACGGCGGCGGTGGAatcggcggtggtggcggcggtgcCTACCAGACAGGTATCGGAGGTGGAGGTCTGGGCATCGGTGGCGGCGGTGGAGGCGTTTCATCGTCATACTATCGAGACGACGATCTGAACAGTCCGGTGCTGTTGGACGACCGGGGACGCGCCATGGGACCGGCCGGCGGCGCGTCCCACCGGTCCCGGAGCGCCAGCCGTCCCGTCGACCGGATGGGCGTCATGCCGCCGTCCCGGTACCAGTCGCTGGACCGCAACACTGGCGGCGGTGGTATACTGTCCGACTCTGGCGGTCAGTACGGCCACGACCGTGACTACAGGTCGTTCGACAGGGACCGTGGCTATGGCGGTGGTTTCTCGTCGCTGGATGATGATCCGTACGGCGCCGTGTCGTCCAGGGCAAGACAGTCGCCCGGCAGCGGTATCGGTGGTGGTGGCGTCGGTGGCGGCCACTTCATGTCCAACGCCCGCGACACCGGACACTTCCTGGGCGAACTCCAGCACCAGAACACCGACCTGCACCGTGAACTGTCCAACCTCAAGAAAGAACTCGAGCTGACCAACCAGAAACTCGGGTCCAGCATGCACAGCATCAAAACGTTCTGGAGCCCCGAGCTGAAGAAGGAGCGTGCCCTGCGCAAAGAGGAATCGGCCAAGTACTCGCTCATCAACGATCAGCTGAAGTTGCTTCACTCGGAGAACCAG AAACAATCGATGTTGGTGCGTCAACTGGAAGAAGAGCTGAGAATGCGAATGCGGGGGCCAAATATGGAACTAACGCAGCAAGTAGAATTGCTGTTGAACGAAAACGACCACTTGACCCGAGAAGTGGCCATCCTCAGAGAGACTattaag GAATTAGAGCTCAGGATAGAGACGCAAAAGCAAACCTTACAGTCTAGAGACGATAGTATAAAGAAGCTTTTGGATATGCTCCAGAACAAAGGCGTTG CAGGCAAGGAGGAGGAGAGACAGTTATTTCAGCAAATGCAGTTGATGGCACAAAAGCAG TTAGAAGAGTTCCGGTCGGAAATCCAAAGACGTGATCAAGAGATTGTGGCAATGAGTGCCAAAATGAAAACTTTGGAAGAACAACACACCGACTACCAGAGACATATTGGAGTGCTGAAAGAGTCCTTGAGTGCAAAGGAAGAACATTACACAATGTTACAAGCGGAC gtTGAAGAATTACGTTCACGACTCGAAGAAAAAAACcgtataattgaaaaaaaaacacaaactgCTTTGCAAGCTACTCAAGAAAAAAATAGAGTGACAAACGAAATCAACGAGCTCAAGGATCACGTGGATATTAAGGATAGAAAAATTAACGTCTTGCAaagaaaa attgaaaatttagaagacTTATTGAAAGAAAAAGACAACCAAGTGGAAATGGCTAGAACAAGACTAGCGTCACTTCAAGCACATCAATGCTCATCTGAAGGTGCGGTTACAAGTTTAGAAGAGGCGATAGGTGATAAAGAGAAACAAATGAACCAATTACGAGAGCAAAGAGATCGAGCTGAACAAGACAGACAGGAAGAAAGAGACTTACATGAAAGGGATATCgctgatttcaaattaaaactgcATGCACTAGAAAGCGAAGTCGAAAAGATCCACACTCGATTAAATAGagcaaattctgaaaaaaatcgTTTGGAAGAACGGTTGGAACAATCACAGAGCGAACTTGGAAAATCAAAGGCTGAATTAGAAAAAGCGTCAAGTGAAGTGAATAGAAGTGGAGCGGATTGGGAGTATACGAGACAGAAATTCGCCAGATTAGAACTCGAAAATGCCCAGCTACGGCAAGATTTAGAATTATCACAGACGACATTCGGTAGAAGTACGCTGACCAAATCACAAGAAATGGACAGAGTACAAGACAGAGCTGATAAAGCGCTTGCAGATTTGAGAGCGGCACAAGCTGACCTCCGCATAACTCGAGCAGATAATGATAAGCTATTGGGTGAAATCAAGGCGTTACAAGAAAAACATGAGGTGTCTCAAGGTGAGATATATAGGTTAGTAACAAAACTAGAAAAGTCCCAAGGTGATATTAATAATGTCAAGGACGAATACGAGCGTAATCAATCAAGTGTAACTAGAATCCTCGCCGAAAGAGAAAAGGCTTTGGTAGAGTTAGAAAAAACTAAAGAAGAGTTGGAACGGTCTCAGAGCACACTAGGCAAAGCACAACTTCAGcaagaaaaattacaaatgaTGTTAGACGATGCACAAAGAGAAACCGATCGAGTGCAAGATACGTTAAATAAGACTACGAGTGAACTCAGAAAG tgGCATATTGAAAAGGAACAAAATACGTTTGAGCTTACTAATGTTCAAACACAATTAGACAAAGCACTTGGACAAGCTGCACGTCTACAAAAAGACAAGGAAGCTATTCAAATAGAGTTCGAAAACTTAAAGGCTAAATATGAAATAAGCCAA tcAATGGTAGCCAGACTGCAAAAAGAGAAAAATCAATTGTTAGACGAcagtgagaaaaataaaaatgacgctGATCTATTCCATtcacaaataatgaaatatcaaagagaaaaagaaaaaatccaAGCTGAACTTGATCTCACTGAAGAAAGATTTGAGAAGGCACAATcgatgtttaaaaaaacacag ctTGAGAAGGAAGATGCTATAAACGAAGTTGATTTGCAAAaggaaaaaatagaaaaatgtcaGAAAGCAATGTACGAAGCAGTACAAGATAAAAATGCTGCTAAAGATGAGTTGGATAGAGTTATGGAGAAATACGATAG attaCAAAATGAACTATATCAAGTCAAGAAATCTTTAGAAACTGTTGAGAATGAAAGAGATGATGTTAAATTAGAAATGGAAAAATTACAACTACATGCTATGAAAGCCAGGGATGATCAAAGAAAATCTAAATCCGAAATTCAAGAGCTACAGGAATCATATGACAGGCTAATAATACAGTTGGAAAGGACTAAAGACGTAGAAGATAAATTTAAAGACGAAAAAGATCACCTAATGGATAACTTGGACATGATGAAAGAACGGTGTGACAAATTGCAAATGGACGTAAGAAGACTGTCAGCAGAAAGAGATAAACTACAGACAGAAGCTATGAATAATGCATACGAAATGGAAAGAGCTCACTCCCAAGTTTCTAAAACACAAGTGTTGCTCGAAGACCAACAGAAAGATGTAAATAAGCTTTCAATTGAACTGGAAAAAATATCTGAGAAATATAACAAACTAATGATTGAGTACAAAAAGTCACAATCGGATATTGAGTTATATAAAACACAGGCGTCTACATTTAGAGATGAAGCAGAAAGATATTCAGTTAGACAACAAGAAAGAATGAAAGAAGAATTGGAGGTGTTTAGAACTAAATATACTCAAGAAATGGAAAAATCAGAGAAACTTCAGTCAACGTGTAAGAAATTAGAAGATAAAATGCATGATATAAATATGGAATTGGAAAAGAGTAAATCAGAATatgctaaatttaaaaaagaaaatgaaaagcTTATATTGGATCATGAAAAGTTACAAATGAAATGTGACAAACTAGTAACGGATAATGACAAATTAAGAATAGAAATTGCTACGGTTGGGGAGCAAAATAGTTTTGATCTAGAAAGAACTAAAGATCGTTATGCAAAAACAAAACAGTCACaagaaaaaactgaaatggaACTTTATAGAACTCAGATGGATGTAGATAAACTAAAGAAGGAAAATGAGAAATTGAAAACAGATTTAGTTCGAGTTGAAGCGGAATTATTACAATTCAAACCTGAAAGAGATTACGATAGGTTTATGAGAGATAAACCAGTGTTAGGAAGGTCACAAAGTACATGCAAAGACTTTGGAGATTTCGACCGCACCATGTCTGAAGATCGATTGCGAGACCGCCTTGAACAAAGTCAAGCAAAATGTCACAGGATAtctgaagaaaaattaaaattagaaactgaGCTACATCAAGTCAAACGAGCACTAGAACAACAGCAAATGTCTTTATCAAATTCTGAACATCacgtaaaagaaaatattgttaaggTCCAGCAAGATTTGAATCAAGCGCTAAGAGAAAAAGAAATTCTCAAGGAAAAACtagaaattaaagaaaaacagtTGCAGGAATGGAAATCACGACTGGATAGCTCTAGTATCATACTAACAGAGAGAGAAGAACTGCTGAAACAGATGAAGAATAGTGAGAGGCGTTTGGAAGAGTCACAAAAACAATTGTCCAAACTTGACGTGGATTTGAAAAAAGTAACTTCTGAAAGAGATGAGCTAATAAACATGTTAAAGAAGTCTCAGTCGGTGTTGTTGCAATGCCAAGACAAGTTGCAAACTTCCGAAAGAAGTTTGGAAATAGAAAAGGATGAAGTTAAACGATTAAAGGCTGAGCTCAGAAACCTAGACACGAGTGCCAAACAGAACAACGAGCAAGATTCTTCTCGTTTAAGAGATCTGATAAGAACTAAGGATAAAGAGTTGGATACTTGTAGGCAAAACTTAGCAGTCAAAGAACAAGAAACAAAAACTCTTCAGCAGGCAATACAACAAATGCAAGTGGCGTTAAGAGAACGGGACCAGGGTGTGGACAGTGAAAGAACTAATTTACAGAAATCTATGGATGCGCAACGAATCATGACTGAAGAGCTCCAAAAGAAACTACAGTCAGCACAACAACAGATAAACAGTAAGGAAGCTTCTATTGTCGAGCTTAAAAAACAATTGCAAGCCCTTCAGACTGAGAACAAACGGAAAATGGACGAATATACTTCTAAAGTTGCCACGTTAGAAAAACAACTTCAGATATCAGCGACGTCGAATGACAATGCCTTGAAAGAAGATGTGAGAAAACTCTTGGACGAACTAGATCATACTCAGAGTGAGCTCAAAAACCTTGCTTTAGAAAAAGATAAAGTGTCACATCAAAATCAACAAATTCGAAACGAACTTGAAAAGAAGCAG cttgAATTACAAGAAGCTCAGAAAAAAGCACATGTAATAGCATCGAAATCAAATGAAGAAACAAACTCGTTAAAAGCACAACTAGAGGAACAAAAAAGACAATTAGAGGCACAACGTCGACAGCTTGAAGAACTTAGAAAAAGTGTCGATGGAAGGTCGAGACAGTtggaagaaaaagaaaaacacgTGGCGGAATTGGACGCCAAGTTAAAAAAACGAAAAGAAAATTTGGATCTCCTGGAGTCCCAAATAAACAAA GGCAAGTCGCAAGCCGGTGACAGTGATGTAATCAAAAGACTGCAAAGCCAGATTGAAAGCTTACAAAAAGAATTGGAAAAATCCAAGGATGAGGCAAGTAGATCGCAGACAGACATGGAAAGACTGCTACAAGTAGTACAAATGGGTCAAGAAGAACAAAATGCGAAAGAGAAACAAATCAGAGAATTGCAAGA agctTTGAAAAATGCACAACCTAAGATGAGAGTGCCACATCCATCATctcagcagcagcagcaacagtcACACCCTTCGAGACAGCCGAAAAAAGACGATGAG AATATAGACCTACCAGAGGACGTCGGAACGCTAATCGGCAACGTCGAACATGTTAAATGCGAACTAGAACGGAAATTTACAGAAGAACTGGAAGATTTGCTGGACGTAATACAGCTTAAAAACGATCACATCGAAGAACTTCAGGAGGCGCTAAAAGAGAGCGTAACGATCATATCGGAACGCGAGGATGACTTGTTCCAAGAGCAGATCAAACGAAAGGACATTCAGGATCAG GTCTGTGGACTGGAAGAGCGATTGTCTTTGGCAGAAAACCAATGCAAAAATTGTCGTGGGCTGTACAAGAGACTGGAGGCGTTAGAAGAACAGCTATTCAGTCTTCAGTCTGAAAGGCGAAAGAAACTTCAAGAGTTATCACAATTAAG ACAAGAAGCCTTGGAATCTGCCATAAGCGAAAAAGACGCACATCTAGCGCTATTAGAATTCAACGGTATACGCCGCTATACGGTCAAGCAGACTGATGTGATCGACCAGTTAAAAGTTGACAGGGCCAGACTGATAAAACGCCTGCACGAAGAG accGAAACGGCCATTGAACTCCTCCAGGAGGCAGCGAACTcgaaaaacaacaattattaa